One part of the Prochlorococcus marinus str. MIT 9313 genome encodes these proteins:
- a CDS encoding DUF6554 family protein — protein MNRNRNRVALSLTLLGLVGISLSATAAQSATTDAASKGAQIYCFMRSNGNNHEVSWTASYALIKRQGNSLFKTSPKHAAVLITEAVVNEPSNYPNCGQYLGDLYGGNKGSSSGADQVSGDETVIDSYSSGNTNTTTPSSTDHEQHYSY, from the coding sequence ATGAATCGAAATCGAAATCGAGTTGCCCTTTCACTCACACTGCTAGGCCTTGTGGGAATCAGTCTTTCTGCCACAGCTGCCCAGTCAGCAACAACTGATGCCGCAAGCAAAGGAGCCCAGATCTACTGCTTCATGCGTAGTAATGGCAATAACCATGAGGTGAGCTGGACTGCCTCTTATGCCCTAATCAAACGCCAGGGAAATAGCCTTTTCAAGACCTCACCAAAGCATGCTGCCGTATTAATTACTGAAGCAGTGGTCAATGAACCCAGCAATTATCCAAACTGCGGTCAATACCTTGGTGATCTCTACGGAGGTAACAAAGGCTCTTCATCTGGAGCTGATCAAGTAAGTGGTGATGAGACTGTCATCGACTCCTATAGCTCTGGTAATACCAACACCACCACTCCTTCAAGTACAGATCATGAGCAGCACTACAGCTATTAA
- a CDS encoding AbrB family transcriptional regulator, with protein sequence MPSLATLLIYLMAGTALGLLTLRTGIPAAPLAGALLGAGLVSMTGRLDVAEWPSGTRTAIEIAIGTVIGTGLTKSSLGELQNLWKPALLITLTLVLTGIVIGLWSSRLLGIDPVVSLLGAAPGGISGMSLVGAEFGVGAAVATLHAVRLITVLLVLPLLVKLLAPLGLIDS encoded by the coding sequence ATGCCTTCTCTGGCAACGTTACTGATTTATCTCATGGCAGGAACAGCATTGGGTCTGCTGACATTGCGCACTGGCATTCCAGCAGCACCCCTTGCAGGTGCTCTTTTAGGTGCAGGGCTCGTGAGCATGACCGGTCGCCTTGATGTTGCTGAATGGCCCTCAGGAACACGCACCGCAATTGAAATCGCCATCGGCACGGTGATCGGTACCGGCCTGACCAAAAGCTCCCTAGGGGAGCTGCAAAACCTCTGGAAACCAGCCCTACTGATCACTCTGACCCTTGTACTTACTGGGATAGTGATCGGTCTTTGGAGCAGTCGATTACTAGGTATTGACCCTGTGGTTTCTCTCCTCGGCGCTGCCCCAGGAGGCATCAGTGGCATGAGTCTGGTAGGTGCGGAATTCGGCGTCGGTGCTGCAGTCGCCACCCTGCATGCTGTGAGATTAATCACCGTACTTTTGGTACTACCGCTTCTGGTGAAGCTATTGGCCCCATTAGGACTCATTGATTCCTGA
- a CDS encoding chemotaxis protein has translation MSSSVSFRITRTAEDLVQTITALSQRLVKLEQRQEALEFQLRQQSEPQRIPAEEMEMLDGVEQLLKECQELLDSSDQAEDQAREEPQSWSGEPDTLAA, from the coding sequence ATGTCCTCGTCAGTTTCTTTTCGAATTACTCGTACTGCAGAAGACCTGGTTCAGACGATCACTGCTTTATCGCAGAGGCTCGTTAAATTGGAGCAGCGTCAGGAGGCTTTGGAGTTTCAGTTGAGACAGCAGAGCGAACCTCAGAGGATTCCCGCAGAGGAAATGGAGATGCTCGATGGGGTTGAGCAGCTTTTAAAAGAGTGCCAGGAACTTCTTGATAGTTCTGATCAAGCTGAGGATCAAGCCCGAGAAGAACCTCAGTCTTGGTCAGGGGAACCAGACACTCTTGCGGCATGA
- a CDS encoding pyridoxal-phosphate-dependent aminotransferase family protein → MQDKLTLMIPGPTPVPETVLKAMGRHPIGHRSGEFQAVVRHTTEQLRWLHQTKADVLVITGSGTAAMEAGIINTLSYGDKVLCGDNGKFGQRWVKLAKAYGLDVQVIKADWGQPLDPEAFKKALEADNGKTIKAVILTHSETSTGVINDLETISKYVRTHGKALAIADCVTSLGACNVPMDSWGLDVVASGSQKGYMMPPGLSFVAMSERAWQAHQQSDLPKFYLDLGPYRKTAAQDSNPFTPAVNLYFALESALGMMQSEGLEAIFERHARHRAAAQAGMKAICLPLYAAEGHGSPAITAVAPEGIDAEQLRKTVKEKFDILLAGGQDHLKGKVFRIGHLGFVCDRDILTAIAAIESTLQSLGLHKGNMGDGLAAAAAILR, encoded by the coding sequence GTGCAGGACAAACTCACCCTGATGATCCCGGGTCCTACACCGGTTCCCGAAACAGTACTCAAAGCCATGGGTCGCCACCCCATCGGCCATCGCAGTGGAGAGTTTCAAGCCGTCGTTAGACATACCACCGAGCAGCTGCGCTGGCTGCATCAGACCAAAGCAGATGTTCTAGTTATCACTGGAAGCGGTACCGCTGCGATGGAAGCAGGAATCATCAATACCCTCAGCTACGGCGACAAGGTCCTCTGCGGCGACAACGGCAAGTTTGGACAGCGCTGGGTAAAGCTGGCTAAGGCTTACGGCCTGGACGTACAAGTGATAAAAGCAGACTGGGGACAACCGTTAGACCCAGAAGCCTTCAAAAAAGCACTGGAAGCAGATAATGGCAAAACAATAAAAGCCGTAATTCTCACCCACTCGGAAACCTCAACCGGGGTCATTAACGACCTTGAAACCATCAGCAAATATGTCCGCACTCATGGCAAAGCACTAGCCATCGCTGATTGCGTTACAAGCCTTGGGGCCTGCAATGTCCCCATGGATTCTTGGGGTCTAGATGTGGTTGCCTCCGGTTCCCAAAAGGGATACATGATGCCTCCAGGTCTCAGCTTCGTGGCCATGAGTGAACGAGCCTGGCAAGCGCATCAACAATCGGATCTACCGAAGTTTTATCTCGATCTGGGGCCATACCGAAAAACTGCCGCTCAAGACAGCAATCCATTCACCCCTGCTGTGAATCTCTACTTCGCACTGGAATCTGCGCTGGGAATGATGCAGTCAGAAGGACTGGAAGCCATCTTTGAACGTCATGCTCGCCATCGCGCAGCCGCTCAGGCCGGCATGAAGGCCATCTGCCTGCCACTGTATGCAGCTGAAGGACACGGCAGCCCAGCGATCACCGCAGTCGCACCTGAGGGAATTGATGCAGAGCAACTGCGCAAAACTGTCAAAGAGAAATTCGACATCCTGCTAGCAGGTGGACAGGATCATCTAAAAGGGAAGGTCTTCCGTATCGGCCATCTTGGATTCGTATGTGATAGAGATATCCTCACTGCCATAGCTGCCATCGAATCCACCTTGCAATCTCTTGGCTTGCATAAAGGCAACATGGGAGATGGCCTGGCAGCAGCAGCAGCAATTCTGAGATAA
- the cbiD gene encoding cobalt-precorrin-5B (C(1))-methyltransferase CbiD, with translation MTLPVWVAAAARAATEALLGRPFSASQLLELPDRDEPLAVSVTSAAVLAGGEQALAISHCDPGSGLDLTRGLEIWVCVQWQELVDDELNVHSEAWLNLLAGKGVGTLGSGGEACVSRFARELLSRNLYPLVPSGRGLQLEVVLPRGRDLAARTSNAAFGVVDGLALIGTQADVQVSASPDQLQQTIEQLRRQSAASDFCGAMTLVIGENGLDLARQLGLAAQPLLKIGNWLGPVIVAAAEAGVEQLLLLGYHGKLVKLAGGIFHTHHHLADGRLEVLAAMAVREGLPLDLIRQLGQADSMEAALKMLEAQDPELVRKLWYRLAVTVEHRSAAYLARYGSWSIAIGAALFDRQRRLRWAGPQGSQQLAVLGVTPEDSPISLSLP, from the coding sequence TTGACGCTCCCGGTTTGGGTCGCGGCTGCGGCCCGAGCTGCTACTGAAGCTTTGCTTGGCAGGCCTTTCAGTGCTTCTCAGTTGCTTGAATTGCCTGATCGCGACGAACCTTTGGCTGTTTCAGTCACCTCGGCAGCGGTTTTGGCTGGAGGTGAACAGGCTTTGGCAATCAGCCATTGCGATCCAGGTTCAGGTCTGGATCTCACAAGAGGTTTGGAGATTTGGGTGTGTGTTCAGTGGCAGGAGTTGGTTGATGATGAGTTGAATGTTCATTCAGAAGCCTGGCTGAATCTCTTGGCAGGCAAGGGTGTTGGCACGCTGGGGTCCGGTGGAGAGGCGTGTGTGTCTCGATTTGCACGCGAGCTTTTGAGTCGTAATTTGTACCCCCTGGTGCCTTCGGGTCGAGGGTTGCAGTTGGAAGTTGTGTTGCCTAGGGGTAGAGATTTGGCAGCACGTACCAGTAATGCAGCTTTTGGGGTTGTGGATGGCTTGGCCTTGATTGGTACCCAGGCGGATGTGCAGGTCAGCGCCTCTCCTGATCAGTTGCAGCAGACCATTGAGCAACTACGTCGGCAAAGTGCCGCTTCAGATTTTTGTGGAGCAATGACTTTGGTGATTGGTGAGAATGGTCTTGATCTAGCTCGACAGTTGGGGTTGGCTGCCCAGCCGCTCCTCAAGATTGGCAATTGGTTGGGGCCTGTCATCGTGGCCGCGGCAGAGGCTGGGGTGGAGCAATTGTTGTTGTTGGGGTATCACGGCAAGTTGGTGAAGTTGGCAGGGGGGATTTTTCATACTCATCACCATCTGGCAGATGGTCGTTTGGAGGTGCTTGCGGCCATGGCTGTGCGAGAAGGATTGCCGTTGGATCTGATCCGGCAACTTGGCCAGGCTGATTCCATGGAGGCAGCATTGAAGATGCTGGAAGCTCAAGACCCAGAGCTGGTACGCAAGCTTTGGTATCGGCTGGCGGTAACAGTGGAGCATCGCAGTGCTGCCTACCTTGCCCGTTATGGCTCATGGTCGATAGCTATTGGGGCAGCTCTTTTCGATCGTCAGCGACGGTTGCGCTGGGCTGGTCCCCAAGGGTCTCAACAGTTGGCTGTCTTGGGAGTGACCCCTGAGGATTCACCGATAAGCCTTTCTCTACCCTGA